A section of the Mesotoga sp. UBA6090 genome encodes:
- a CDS encoding HAD family hydrolase, with the protein MIRAAIFDMDGVIIDSEKIYRRACTELVDELGGKISVELFERQMGLKMSETQKVVVQTAGIEIEPEEFGRRYMERYLKLARDTLVPNPGLVNLLDFLSEKVELAIASSTEKVAVEELMKKIGVLDYFEIIVGGDEVDESKPSPMIYLKASELLGVNPEECIVIEDSPNGIKSGIGAGMEVLGVRHGENAHLDLSASSHVFDDLYGVKEYLETVLNGNA; encoded by the coding sequence ATGATTAGAGCAGCAATATTCGATATGGACGGAGTGATTATCGATTCGGAAAAGATTTATAGAAGAGCTTGCACAGAGCTTGTAGATGAGCTTGGTGGGAAAATCAGCGTCGAGTTGTTTGAAAGACAGATGGGTCTAAAGATGTCTGAAACCCAGAAAGTTGTTGTCCAGACAGCAGGGATTGAAATTGAGCCTGAAGAGTTCGGCAGGAGATACATGGAAAGATACTTGAAACTTGCAAGAGATACATTGGTTCCAAATCCCGGATTAGTAAATCTTCTTGATTTCCTATCTGAAAAGGTAGAACTGGCTATAGCATCGTCTACAGAGAAGGTGGCAGTAGAGGAACTCATGAAGAAGATTGGTGTGTTAGATTACTTCGAAATAATTGTGGGTGGCGATGAAGTAGATGAATCAAAGCCCTCACCTATGATCTATCTTAAAGCCTCAGAGCTCCTGGGGGTAAATCCTGAAGAGTGCATAGTCATTGAAGACTCGCCAAATGGCATCAAGAGTGGTATTGGGGCTGGAATGGAAGTGCTTGGAGTTAGACACGGAGAGAACGCTCACCTTGATCTGTCAGCTTCAAGTCATGTATTTGATGATCTCTACGGAGTCAAGGAGTACCTTGAAACGGTTCTGAACGGCAACGCTTAA
- a CDS encoding winged helix-turn-helix domain-containing protein, protein MEMIAGYFEIYDLTMAIQFSLNTGPVEKVLKTLGVDYEPSAQLMEFRELLLKDGEWSTRMYTTFMNELGVMAPILFPIRQKLQDGMIVKIEESLNVQDEGLELIKDRFIQVFADRRLRISHHDLKKMILEEPQKVSKAVEAIGGTSADTIWFINQLLFFPKTAMDFLSSNTLRILDYYERSGLRELNIGLVKGYMENNSPQKVKDAFSNFLDYYGITLDESKPLYITLQNSVPHTNSGLMTYPTFHLLIMGLEEVTEDFSGRIPEEVRLRSLLKVLSDETRFKILKRLSKEPALQKDLVEFTGLAKSTISYHMGLLFKSSLIDIDPFSSIICVRRETISRAVADIRNLLNIKEKR, encoded by the coding sequence ATGGAGATGATAGCCGGCTATTTCGAAATATACGATTTGACAATGGCCATTCAGTTTTCGCTTAACACAGGCCCGGTTGAGAAAGTGTTAAAGACATTGGGAGTGGACTACGAACCTTCTGCCCAGCTAATGGAATTCCGGGAATTACTACTGAAGGACGGAGAATGGTCGACAAGAATGTACACAACCTTCATGAACGAGCTAGGCGTTATGGCTCCAATTCTCTTTCCGATAAGGCAGAAGCTTCAGGACGGGATGATTGTGAAGATTGAGGAGAGCTTGAACGTACAGGATGAAGGGCTTGAGTTAATAAAGGATCGCTTCATTCAGGTGTTTGCTGATAGGAGGCTAAGGATTTCTCACCATGATCTGAAGAAAATGATACTTGAGGAACCCCAGAAGGTTTCGAAGGCGGTTGAGGCAATCGGTGGCACAAGTGCAGACACGATATGGTTCATTAACCAATTGCTTTTCTTTCCAAAGACCGCAATGGATTTTCTTTCCTCTAACACGCTTAGAATTCTTGATTACTATGAACGTAGTGGCTTAAGAGAGTTGAATATAGGCCTTGTTAAAGGCTACATGGAGAATAATTCACCCCAGAAAGTCAAAGACGCTTTTTCGAACTTCCTCGACTATTATGGCATTACTCTTGATGAGAGCAAGCCTCTATACATAACACTTCAGAATTCAGTGCCTCACACAAACTCTGGTCTGATGACTTATCCAACGTTTCACCTTCTGATAATGGGTCTTGAAGAGGTTACCGAAGACTTCTCAGGGAGAATTCCTGAGGAAGTGAGGTTGAGAAGCCTTCTGAAAGTGTTGTCTGATGAGACGAGATTCAAGATCCTGAAGAGGCTGAGCAAGGAGCCAGCCCTGCAAAAAGATCTGGTTGAATTCACTGGTCTGGCCAAGTCAACGATTTCTTACCATATGGGACTTCTCTTCAAATCATCGTTGATCGATATAGACCCATTTAGTAGCATAATCTGTGTGAGAAGGGAGACTATAAGCAGGGCAGTAGCAGACATTAGAAATCTGTTGAACATAAAGGAGAAGAGATGA